From the Deltaproteobacteria bacterium genome, the window TCCTGCCGATCGTCCGCACCTTCATCGCATTGCCCGCGGGCGTGGCGCGCATGGAGCTCTGGCCCTTCGTCTGGCTCACGTTCGCGGGATCGCTGCCCTGGTGCTGGGCGCTCGCCTACGCCGGACTCCGGCTGGCGGAGAACTGGCACCTCGTTCGTGAGAGGCTCCACGGCGTCGACGTTGCGGTAGCCGCGCTCGTCGCCGTGGCCTTCGCCTGGGCGGTCTGGCACCGTGTCCGTGCGGTCCGTTTAACATAATAACCGGGGGCCCGTGCGGTGCTCGCGCGCTTCGCGCGCTGCGCTGCTCCGATGCCCCCGGACCCCGTCGCTCGCCCGCGGCGAAGCCGCGGGCGGCTCCGACACACGCGGGGGCCCCGTGCGGTGCTCGCGCGGCTGCGCCGCGCTGCGGCCCAACGCCCGCGCGGCTCCGCCGCGCGCCCGGACCCCGTCGCGCTCGCCGGCGGCGAAGCCGCGGGCGGCTCTGTCTCTAGCACGGTCGTGCCGCTTCGGGAGCGACACGCGGTTTGACCCCTGCGGGGGAACACGTTAGAAATTCCGGAGTTCGCGGCCTCGGGCGGTCCGCGCGGGCCGCGGCACCCCGCGTCGCGGACGGCTCGCCGGCAGCTCGAAAAGGGATCCCCGATGGCGACGATGATCACCAGCGAATGCATCAACTGCGGGGCGTGCGAGCCCGAGTGCCCGAACACCGCCATCTACCAGGGCGGCGTCGAGTGGACGGCGCCCGACGGCTCGATGCATCCGCCGCTGTCGAACGATATCTTCTACATCGTCCCCGAGAAGTGCACGGAGTGCGTCGGCTTCCACGACCACGAGGCCTGCGCGGCGGTCTGCCCGGTCGACTGCTGCGTGCCGGACCCGAACATCCCAGAAACCCACGAGGTGCTGCTGGAGCGCGCCCGGGTGCTGCACCCGGAGCTGACCATCGCCGACGACGCCCCTTCACGCTTCAAGAAGGAAGGTGCCGCGGCGCCCGCTGCGCAGGGGAATGGACACGCCGCGGCCGCGCCGGTGCCGGCCACGCCGGCAGCCGCCGCGCCGAAGCCCGTCGCTGCAGTCGCCGCGCCCCCGGCCCCGAAGGCCGCCGCGCCGGCCCCCCCGGCCCGTGGGCGCGTGGAGAAGCCCGTCGCGCCGCCGCCGAAGGCCGTCCGGCCCGCGCCGACCTTCGCCGGCGAGCTGGCGATCGAGTACGACCAGCTCGCGGCAGAGCTCGGCGCGCCGCGCCGCCGGCTGCGCTCGTCGTTCTCCATCGTTCCCCTCGGTCTCCTCGCCGCGGGGCAGGGCTTTCTCGGCGCGCTCTCCCCGGCCATGAAGCAGCGCATCGATGCGTCGGTCTCGGATCGGCGCTTCTTCGACCCACAGCTCGCGACGGCGGCGAACATCTTCCTGAACATCGTCCTCTATCCGGTCGCCTGTGTCGTCCTGGCGATCGCCGTGCGACACGTGAGCCTCTTCACGCCGGTGCCGCATCACTGGATCGTGCTCGGCCTCGCGATCGCCGTCGGCGAAGCGGCGTGGCGCCTGCGGGAGAGCTTCTTCCACGCGGCGCCGCTTGCCGAGGTCTCGCTGCGTGGCGCGCTCTACGGTCCGCTCCTCTGGCCGGTCGGCAGGCTCGTCGTCGGGGTGTTCGGCCCCCGGGGCGCGGCGAGCACGGTGTCGTTCGACGGCTTCTATGCCGGCCGTGATCACTACGACGAGAAGCTCGAGCGCGAGCGCCGATACGGCTCGGTCTACCGTCTCGAGGAGCGCGACGACGCCTACATCCTGCGCGTCGAGTTCCCGCGCGTGCTGCCCCCGTCGTCGCTCGCCGACGCGCTCGGTCTGCCGCCCGAGATGCCCGACTACGACTACCAGCTCGCGCTCAGGGACGGCACCTTCGAGGTCCACGGGCGGGTCACCGATCCGCGGGTCCGCAAGCTCACCGCGGTGGCGCCGGCCTTCCCCTCCGAGTTCACGACCCGGGTGGCGCTGCGCCAGCCGGTGAAGGGCTTCCGCCACCGCTACCGCGACAAGATGCTCGAGGTCATCCTGCCGAAGGCGACGGCGGCCTAGGTCGGCCGTGGCGGTGAGTGCCGTCCTCGGCTGCGGGCGCTCCCTGCCGCCGCGGGTCGTGACCAGCGAGGAGCTGGGAAGCGAGCTCCGTCTCGGCGGGAAGGTGGTCGCCGAGCGGTCGGGGGTGGTGCGCCGCAACTACGCCGGGCCCGGGATCGGCCCGTCGGACCTGGGGCGTGAGGCGGCGCTGGCCGCGCTCGCAGACGCGGGGCTCGGCCCCGGGGACCTGGACCTCATCATCTTCGCGACCATGACCCCGGACATGGCCTTCCCGGGCTCGGCGTGCTTCCTGCAGGACAAGCTCGGCTGCGACACCATCGGGGCGCTCGATGTCCGGGCGCAGTGCGCCGGCTTCCTCTTCGCGCTGGCGGCGGCGGACCGCTTCGTGCGCGCCGGCCGTGCCACGTGCGTCCTCGTCGTCGGTGCGGAGATCCACTCGGCGGCGCTCGACCAGTCGCCGCGCGGCGCCGCGGCGACCCCCTACTTCGGCGACGGGGGCGGAGCCGTCATCCTCGGGGCCGCGGCCGAGCCCGGCGTGCTCGCGACGGTGCTGCACGGCGACCCGTCGGGCCTCGAGCGCTTCTGGTGCGAGTTCCCGGCGAGCCGTCACTACCCGGCGCGCATGGAGCTCGCGCAGTTCGAGGCGGGCGCGCACTTCTACGTCCTCGACGCCGAGGCCGTGCACCCCCAGGCCGAGCGTGCGCTCGCGGAGGTGACGCGCGAGGCGCTCGGCCGAGCCGGCGTCGCGGCCGAGTCGGTGGCGCTCTTCGTTGCCCACTACTTCGATCACCGCGTGGCGCGCCGGGCGCTCGAGAAACTCGGCATCCGTGGGGACCGGATCGTCGCCACGGCCGAGGCGGCCGGGCACGTCGCCGCGGCCGGCATCCCGATCGCGCTCGCCGACGCCGTGGCGGCGGGCCGGGTCCGGCGAGGCGATCTCGTGTGCTGTGCGGCCTTCGGGGCCGGCTTCTCGTGGGCCGGTGCCGTAATCCGGCTCTGAGGAGGATGATGAGCGAAACGATCAACTCGCGCATCCTCGGCCTGGGCCACTTCGTGCCCGATCACGTCGTCACCAACCAGGACCTGACGCGCCTCATGGACACGAGCGACGAGTGGATTCGCCAGCGGACGGGGATCGAGGAGCGGCACTTCATCACCCACGACACCGGGCCATCGGACCTGGCGCTGCCGGCGGCGGAGGAGGCGCTCCGCGCGGCGGGCGTGAAGGCCGCCGAGCTCGACCTCATCCTGCTGGCCACGCTCTCGCCCGACATCGACTTTCCCGCCAGCGCCACGCTGCTCCAGCGCCGGCTCGGCGTGTCGGGCATGCCGGCCATGGACGTGCGCAACCAGTGCTCGGGATTCCTCTACATGCTCGCCACGGCCGACGCCTTCATCCGCTCCGGGGGCGCGCGATACGTGCTCGCCGTCGGTGCCGAGGTCCACTCGACGGGGATCGATCTGACGACGCACGGGCGCGAGGTGGCGGTCATCTTCGGCGACGGTGCCGGTGCCGCGGTGCTCGGGCCGGAGCCCGATCCACGCCGGGGCATCCTCTCGACCCACCTGCACAGCGAGGGCAAGTATGCCGAGAAGCTGATGGTGGAGGTCCCGAACAGCCGCTCGCGGCCGCGCGTCACGGCCGAGATGCTGAGCGGACCCGGGAGCCGCCTGTGGCCCCGCATGGAGGGGCGGTACGTGTTCAAGCACGCCGTGACGCGCTTTCCGGAGGTGATCCAGGAGGCGCTCGCGAGCAACGGGTACACGGTGGCGGATCTCGACCTCCTCATCCCGCACCAGGCGAACCTGCGCATCAGCCAGCTCGTGGCGATGGGGCTCGAGCTGCCGGAGGAGAAGGTCTTCAACAACATCCAGCGCTACGGCAACACCACCGCCGCCTCCATCCCGATCGCGCTCCACGAGGCTCAGGTGGCCGGGCGGGTGCGCCCGGGATCGCTCGTATGCCTCGCGGCCTTCGGCGCCGGCTTCACGTGGGCGTCGGCGCTCATCCGCTGGTGAGGTGGCGACGTGGCGGTGCGCGAGCAGGTCTGGCCGGTCACGCTGCGCGAGATGCGTCGCGAGGACCTGCTGGGCGTGCTCGACATCGAGCGCCGCTCGTTCGCCCAGCCGTGGTCCCGGGCGTTCTTCGAGAAGGAGCTCGCCACGCCGTTCGCGCGGCTCGTCGTCGCCGTGGAAGAGGGGCGGTCGGGCCCGGCCGTGGTCGGCTACACCTGCCGCTGGCGCGTCACCGACGAGGTGCACGTGCTGAACGTCGCGGTGCATCCCGAGCGGCGCGGGCGGGGCTTCGGGCGCCTGCTGCTCGAAGGGATCGTCGGCGAGGCGCGGAGCTCCCGGGCGCGGGTCGTCTACCTCGAGGTGCGCGCCGGCAACGTCGTCGCCCGTCGCCTCTACCGCAGCCTCGGGTTCCGCGAGCTCGGCGTCCGCCGCGGCTACTACGGCCCCGGCCAGGACGCCATCGTGATGGAGCTCCGTCTGGGCTACTGGTGAGGGCGGCGTCCGCCGTCGACCTCGAGGTGACGATTGGCGCCGTGCGGCTGCCGAACCCGGTGATCGCGGCAGCCGGCACCTTCGGCTACGGGACGGAGTTCGCGGGTCTCGTCGATCTCGCGTCGATCGGCGCGATCGGGGTGAAGGGGCTCTCCCTCGCCCCCGCGCTGGGCAAGCCGCCGCCCCGGTTGGTCGAGACCCCCGGCGGCATGCTGAACGCCATCGGCCTCCAGAACATCGGCGTGGAGGCCTTCCTGCGCGACCGTCTGCCCGCGCTCCACGCCGCCGGCGCCCGCGTCATCGCCAACTTCTGGGGCGACAGTGCGGAGGAGTTCGCGGCCTGCGCCGCCCGCCTCGACGGCGCGCCGGGCATCGTGGCGCTCGAGCTGAACGCGTCGAGCCCGAACCGCCCCGAGTGGGGCGGCATCCTGGCCACCGATCCGGGCGAGCTGGCGGCCATCGTGCGCGCCGTGCGGCCGGGGGTTCGCCTCCCGCTCTGGGTGAAGCTCTCGCCCAACGTCGGCGACGTCGCCGCCGTCGGGCGGGCGGCGGAGGCGGCGGGGGCCGACGCGCTCTCCGCGATCAACACGTTGCGCGGTCTCGCGATCGACCTGGAGGGGCGGCGGCCACGCCTCGCCAGCGGCTCGGGCGGGCTCTCCGGGCCGGCCATCAAGCCGGTCGCCCTCTACATGGTCCGCACGCTCGCCGAGGCGGTGCGCATCCCGGTTGTCGGCATCGGGGGCATCCGGAGCGGCGAGGACGCGCTCGAGTTCCTCTGCGCGGGCGCGCGGGCGGTCCAGGTGGGGACCGCGACCTTCTACGACCCGCGCGCGCCGGTCCGGATCGTCGGCGAGATCGCTGCCTGGTGCCGCACCCACGGCGTGCGCGCGGTCAGCGACGTGATCGGGTCGCTGCGCGGGGCGGGACGGGTCTGAGACCGGTGGGTCTACTCGACCTCGATCTCGACGTAGTCCGTGTCCGAGTCGCCCGCCGCGTCGTTCACCGTCAAGTCGGCGCGATACTTCCCCGCCTTCTCGAAGGTGTGCTTGGGGTTCGCCTCCTCGGAGTCGGGCGTGCCGTCGCCGAACGTCCACTTGTACTTGAGGGGCGGCTTGCCGCCCTCGGTGTCGGCCTTGAACTGCACCTCGAGGGGGGCCTTGCCGTCCTCTGGCTCGGCGTCCGCCCAGGCCAGGAGCGGCGCGGCCTCCTCGGCCTGCCCCGCAGCGGTGGTGGTCGGTCCACCGGCCGCCGCCGGAGGCGCTGCCGGCGCGGTGGACGCCGTGGGAGCCTTCGGCGTCTCGCTCGGGCCACCGCCGCACCCCGGGGCGCCGAGCGCCACGAGGGCTACGAGCAGGGCTGAGCAGGCGAGTCTTCCCTTCATGAAGCTCCCTCCAGGACCGAAGTTTGTGCGGCGGCGGATTCTCACAGACGGCCTGCAAGCTGTCAAACTGTGGCCCCTAGCGACCCTGCTCCCGCTGGCCCTGGGCGCCGGCGCCAGCTGGGCCGTCCCGACACGCGGGGATCTTCGCCTCCTGGCGGTCCTCGCCGCCTTCCCCGACCGCCCGCTGGACCACGATCGCCAGAGCTTCATGGTCCTGATGGACCGCTTCGTCGCCTACTACCGCGAGGTCTCCGCCGGGCGGCTCAGCATCCATCCGACGATCGGCTCGCCCGCCGTGACCCTGCCGGCGGCACGCGCCACCTACGTGCAGCGACCCGACGCACTCGCCCGCGACGCGGTGGCCGCCTTTGGCGCCGCGGCGGCGAGCGATCCGGCCGAGGCGGAGGCGCTCCGGAGCGCCGACGCGCTCGTCGTCTTCTTCGCCGGGCCGGGCCGCGAGTCGCACGTCGAGGGCGGCGATCCGGATGACCCCTGGTCCAACTACACCGTCATCTCGCCCCCGCCTGGCGCCGCGCGGCTCGGCGAGGCGTGCGTCATCGCGGAGGAGGAGGTGCCGCCGTTCGGCAACTTCGGCGTTCTCTGTCACGAGTTCGGCCATCTCCTCGGCCTCCCCGAGCTGTACGCCCCGGGCGGCCTGCCGCACGAAGGGATCGGTGTCTGGGGGCTCATGGGGCAGGGGACATGGCTTCGCCTCGGCGAGCGCCCGCCCCACCCGTGCGCATGGTCGAAGCTCCGGCTCGGCTGGGTCGACGTCGAGACGATCGAGCGCGCGACCCGCGGTGTCCGCCTGCCGGCCATCGAGGAGGTCCCACGTGTCGTCAAGATCCCGGCGTCGCGCGGGCGGCCCGAGGAATATTACCTCGTCGAGAACCGGGAGCGGATCGGCGCCGACTCGGGCCTGCCCGGCGAGGGCCTGCTCGTCTGGCACGTCGACGAGACGGTCACGGGATTCCGGACGTCGCAGAGCGTGGCCGCGCACAAGCTCCTCCACCTCGTCGAAGCCGACGGGCGGAATGACCTGGACCGCGGCCACGGGGCGGGCGGCAACCGTGGAGACCGGACCGACCCCTTTCAGGGACCACCGCCATGGCGCCGCCGGGCGAGCGCGCCGGTTGTGCTCCTCGGGGCCCTGCTCGCCGCGGGCGCGGTCCTGCGCGGCGTGCGGGCGCGAGCGTTCCCGGCGGTGCTCGGCCCGCTCGGAGCCGCCGCGCTCGCGCTCGCAGGGGCCGCCTGGCTCCGGCGGGGGCCCTCCTGCGGACCGGGGATGCCCGGGATGGCGCCCTACGACGGCAGCCCCGTGCGCGCCGCCATCCGCAACATCTCTCCGCCGGGGCGCGTCATGTCGTTCGACGTCTGGATCGCGCCTTCCGACGAACATTGACTCTCCTCGGGAGGGCGTGCCACCCTCCGGCCGGTGGCGAAGCTGATCATCCAGATCCCCTGCTACAACGAGGAGGGGAATCTCGCCGAGACGCTCGCCGCGCTGCCTCGCTCGGTCCCCGGCTTCGACTCGGTCGAGACGCTCGTCATCGACGACGGGTCGGAGGACGGGACCTCCGAGGTCGCGAAGCGGGCGGGCGCGACCTACCTGCTACGCTTCCCGGTCCACCTCGGGCTCGCACGCGCCTTCGAGGCCGGCCTCGACGCGGCGCTCAAGCTCGGCGCCGACGTGATCGTCAACACCGACGGCGACAACCAGTACCGCGGGGAAGATGTCGCCGTCCTCGTGCAGCCGATCCTCAGCGGCCAGGCCGAGATGGTGGTCGGCGACCGTGCGCCACATCGCCTGCCGCACTTCGGGGTGACCAAGCGCCTCCTCCAGGCCGCGGGCAGCTGGGTGGTGCGCCAGCTCTCGGGCACGACGACCCCCGATGCGACGAGCGGGTTCCGCGCCTTCTCGCGCCGGGCCGCGCTCCGCCTGAACGTCTTCACCAAGTTCACCTACACGCTCGAGACCGTGATCCAGGCGGGCAAGAAGCACATCCCCATCGCTCACGTGCCCATCACCCCCAATCCCGACCGGCGCCCGTCGCGGCTCTTCACCAGCCTCTACGTGTACGTGAAGCACTCGCTCGCCACGCTGATCCGCATCTATGCGCTCTACGAGCCCCTCAAGGTCTTCCTCAGCCTCGGCGGGCTGCTCGTGGCATGCGGCGCCGCGATCGGCATCCGCTTCCTCGTCTTCTATCTCCTCGGCAACGGCGCCGGTCATGTGCAGAGCCTCATCCTCGGCGCGGTGCTCCTCATCGTCGGGTTCCAGACCATCTCGATCGGGTTGGTGGCCGACCTGATCGGCAACAACCGCTCGCTGCTCGAGGACACGCTCTTCCGGGTCCGCGAGCTCGAGCTGCGCCTGGGCGACGGCCCCGACGTCGTGCGGCTCGCCGGCGAGCCGCCCCAGCGGCTCGAGGTGCGCCGAAGCCAGCGATGACCGCGTGCCTGTTCGGCACGTACGTCCGCACGCACAGCGCCAACCGCCTGCTGCGGGACGCCCTCACCGGAGCGGGCTTCGCGCTCGTCGAATGTCACGAGCCGGTGTGGGAGGAGGAGGGCAACAAGCCCCGGCGCTACTTCGAGCCGCTGTCGCTCGCACGCCTCGCCGCCCGCTACACCGCCGCGGCGCGCCGGCTCGCCCGGCGCTGGCGCGCGCTCTCGGGTCCGCCGCCGCTGGTCGTGGTCGGCTTCGGCGGGCAGCTTGACGCGCTGGTCGCGCGCCGCCTGTGCCGGCCACGGGCCGCGCTCGTCTTCGCGCCGCTCGTGACGCTCAGCGAGACGCTGGTCGAGGACCGGCAGGTGTTCCCCGCCGCCGGGCTCCGGGCGCGGGCGCTCGCCGTGCTCGACCGCGCGGCCCTCGGGGCGGCCGACCTCGTCCTCGTCGACACCGCGGCTCATGCGGCGTACCTGGCTCGGCTCGGCGTTGGCCCCGAGCGCACGGCAATCTGGCACCTCGGGGCGGAGCCGGAGTTCTTCCAGCCGCGCGCCGCCACCGCCACCGAGCGGCGCGTGCTGTTCTACGGGCGCTACCTGCCGCTGCACGGGGTCGAAACGATTGTCGCGGCCGCCGCTCGGCTCGGTTCACGGGCCGAGTTCGTGCTGCTCGGCGCCGGTCCCGAGCGACGCCGCGCCGAGACGCTCGCCGCCGGGGCCCGCGCGCCGATCACGTGGCGCGATCCGGTGCCGCTCGCCGCGCTTCCCGACGAGCTCGCCGCCGCGGCGGTGGTGCTCGGCGTCTTCGGCGCCGGCGAGAAGGCGGCGATGGTGGTGCCGAACAAGGTCTACCAGGCCGCCGCGGCCGGGCGCCCGCTCGTCACGCGCGACGGGCCCGCGCTCCGCGAAGTGCTCGCGCCGGGCGAGCACTGCCTCGTCTGCCCGCCCGGCGATCCCGAGGCGCTGGCCGCAACGGTCGTTCGCCTGCTCGACGAGCCGCTCCTCGCGCAGAGCCTCGGCCGCGCGGCTCGGGCGCACATGATGCAGCGCTTCGGAGGCGCGCGGCAGGCGGCTGCCCTGCGGGCCCTGCTGGCCGATCGGCTCGGCGTCGTGCCGGCGGCGCGGCCCGTCCGGCGCGCCGCGGACGCCTGATCCGTGCCGACCGCCGCCGTCGTCGCCGGGGCCGCCGATCCGCCGCCCGCGAGGGCCTGACGCGTGCGCATCGGGATCGGCGCCGTGGCGGGCATCCTGGGTGGGCCCGCGACCTACGCACGCCAGCTCGTGCGGGCGCTGGCGCTCGCCGGCGGGCACGAGTACGTCGTGTTCACCGACCGTCCGGAGGCGTTCGACGGGCTCGACGTGGAGGTGGTGCACGTGCCGCTCCGGACGGCGTACCACCAGTTCGGCTGGGACCACGTCCGGCTCCCGCGGCTCCTCGCGGAACGCCGGGTGGATCTCTATCACGGGACCAAGAACGTGCTCCCCTGGCGGCTGCCGGCCGCCGCCGTCGTCACCGTGCACGACCTGGCGGTTTACGCCTGCCCCGAGACCTTCGCCTGGCCGCAGCGCATTCATCTGCGGCTCAGCGTGCCGCCCAGCGTGGCGCGAGCCGCGCGCGTGATCGCCGACTCGCAGCATGCCCGCGGCGACCTGATCGCCCGCTTCGCGCTCGCTCCCGAGCGCGTGGTTGCGATCCCGCTCGGGGTGGCGCCGACATCGGCGCCGGCGGCAGCCGTCGAGGCGCTGCGGCGGACGTACCGCCTCGGCTCGCACCTGGTCGCGTGCGTCGGCACGGTGCAGCCGCGCAAGCACGTCGAGCGCGTGATCGAGGCGTTCGTCACGGCCGGAGCGGCGGCGCGTGGCTGGGAGCTGGTGATCGCCGGCCGTCTGCGACCCGGGTATGTCCCACCCTGGCTCCGCGCGCTGCCGCCGGCCGTACGCTGGCTCGGCCCCCTTCCCGACGACGCGCTCGCTGCGCTCTACGCCGCGGCCGAGGTCGCGATGAGCGCGTCCGAGTACGAGGGCTTCGGGCTCACCGTCGCCGAGGCGATGGCGAGCGGCTGCGCGGTGGTGGCGGTGGACACGAGCTCCATTCCCGAGGTCGTGGGTGACGCGGGCCTGCTCGTGCCGAGCTCGGACGCATCCCTCCTCGCCGCCGCGCTCTCCCGCCTCATCGCCGAGCCGGAGACCCGGGCCGCCCTCGCCGTGCGCGGCCGGGAGCGGACCGCCCGCTTCACGTGGGAAGCGACCGCCCGGCGGACGCGTCAGGTGTACGAGGAGGCGGTGGCGCGAGG encodes:
- a CDS encoding dihydroorotate dehydrogenase, which codes for MRAASAVDLEVTIGAVRLPNPVIAAAGTFGYGTEFAGLVDLASIGAIGVKGLSLAPALGKPPPRLVETPGGMLNAIGLQNIGVEAFLRDRLPALHAAGARVIANFWGDSAEEFAACAARLDGAPGIVALELNASSPNRPEWGGILATDPGELAAIVRAVRPGVRLPLWVKLSPNVGDVAAVGRAAEAAGADALSAINTLRGLAIDLEGRRPRLASGSGGLSGPAIKPVALYMVRTLAEAVRIPVVGIGGIRSGEDALEFLCAGARAVQVGTATFYDPRAPVRIVGEIAAWCRTHGVRAVSDVIGSLRGAGRV
- the rimI gene encoding ribosomal-protein-alanine N-acetyltransferase, which encodes MRREDLLGVLDIERRSFAQPWSRAFFEKELATPFARLVVAVEEGRSGPAVVGYTCRWRVTDEVHVLNVAVHPERRGRGFGRLLLEGIVGEARSSRARVVYLEVRAGNVVARRLYRSLGFRELGVRRGYYGPGQDAIVMELRLGYW
- a CDS encoding ketoacyl-ACP synthase III, with protein sequence MMSETINSRILGLGHFVPDHVVTNQDLTRLMDTSDEWIRQRTGIEERHFITHDTGPSDLALPAAEEALRAAGVKAAELDLILLATLSPDIDFPASATLLQRRLGVSGMPAMDVRNQCSGFLYMLATADAFIRSGGARYVLAVGAEVHSTGIDLTTHGREVAVIFGDGAGAAVLGPEPDPRRGILSTHLHSEGKYAEKLMVEVPNSRSRPRVTAEMLSGPGSRLWPRMEGRYVFKHAVTRFPEVIQEALASNGYTVADLDLLIPHQANLRISQLVAMGLELPEEKVFNNIQRYGNTTAASIPIALHEAQVAGRVRPGSLVCLAAFGAGFTWASALIRW
- a CDS encoding glycosyltransferase family 4 protein, with the translated sequence MTACLFGTYVRTHSANRLLRDALTGAGFALVECHEPVWEEEGNKPRRYFEPLSLARLAARYTAAARRLARRWRALSGPPPLVVVGFGGQLDALVARRLCRPRAALVFAPLVTLSETLVEDRQVFPAAGLRARALAVLDRAALGAADLVLVDTAAHAAYLARLGVGPERTAIWHLGAEPEFFQPRAATATERRVLFYGRYLPLHGVETIVAAAARLGSRAEFVLLGAGPERRRAETLAAGARAPITWRDPVPLAALPDELAAAAVVLGVFGAGEKAAMVVPNKVYQAAAAGRPLVTRDGPALREVLAPGEHCLVCPPGDPEALAATVVRLLDEPLLAQSLGRAARAHMMQRFGGARQAAALRALLADRLGVVPAARPVRRAADA
- a CDS encoding glycosyltransferase family 4 protein is translated as MRIGIGAVAGILGGPATYARQLVRALALAGGHEYVVFTDRPEAFDGLDVEVVHVPLRTAYHQFGWDHVRLPRLLAERRVDLYHGTKNVLPWRLPAAAVVTVHDLAVYACPETFAWPQRIHLRLSVPPSVARAARVIADSQHARGDLIARFALAPERVVAIPLGVAPTSAPAAAVEALRRTYRLGSHLVACVGTVQPRKHVERVIEAFVTAGAAARGWELVIAGRLRPGYVPPWLRALPPAVRWLGPLPDDALAALYAAAEVAMSASEYEGFGLTVAEAMASGCAVVAVDTSSIPEVVGDAGLLVPSSDASLLAAALSRLIAEPETRAALAVRGRERTARFTWEATARRTRQVYEEAVARG
- a CDS encoding PKD domain-containing protein, encoding MKLWRSWSSGRSGKAARTARRRRSPRVGTAQLAPAPRASGSRVARGHSLTACRPSVRIRRRTNFGPGGSFMKGRLACSALLVALVALGAPGCGGGPSETPKAPTASTAPAAPPAAAGGPTTTAAGQAEEAAPLLAWADAEPEDGKAPLEVQFKADTEGGKPPLKYKWTFGDGTPDSEEANPKHTFEKAGKYRADLTVNDAAGDSDTDYVEIEVE
- a CDS encoding beta-ketoacyl-ACP synthase 3, translated to MAVSAVLGCGRSLPPRVVTSEELGSELRLGGKVVAERSGVVRRNYAGPGIGPSDLGREAALAALADAGLGPGDLDLIIFATMTPDMAFPGSACFLQDKLGCDTIGALDVRAQCAGFLFALAAADRFVRAGRATCVLVVGAEIHSAALDQSPRGAAATPYFGDGGGAVILGAAAEPGVLATVLHGDPSGLERFWCEFPASRHYPARMELAQFEAGAHFYVLDAEAVHPQAERALAEVTREALGRAGVAAESVALFVAHYFDHRVARRALEKLGIRGDRIVATAEAAGHVAAAGIPIALADAVAAGRVRRGDLVCCAAFGAGFSWAGAVIRL
- a CDS encoding M6 family metalloprotease domain-containing protein; translation: MKLPPGPKFVRRRILTDGLQAVKLWPLATLLPLALGAGASWAVPTRGDLRLLAVLAAFPDRPLDHDRQSFMVLMDRFVAYYREVSAGRLSIHPTIGSPAVTLPAARATYVQRPDALARDAVAAFGAAAASDPAEAEALRSADALVVFFAGPGRESHVEGGDPDDPWSNYTVISPPPGAARLGEACVIAEEEVPPFGNFGVLCHEFGHLLGLPELYAPGGLPHEGIGVWGLMGQGTWLRLGERPPHPCAWSKLRLGWVDVETIERATRGVRLPAIEEVPRVVKIPASRGRPEEYYLVENRERIGADSGLPGEGLLVWHVDETVTGFRTSQSVAAHKLLHLVEADGRNDLDRGHGAGGNRGDRTDPFQGPPPWRRRASAPVVLLGALLAAGAVLRGVRARAFPAVLGPLGAAALALAGAAWLRRGPSCGPGMPGMAPYDGSPVRAAIRNISPPGRVMSFDVWIAPSDEH
- a CDS encoding glycosyltransferase family 2 protein; translation: MAKLIIQIPCYNEEGNLAETLAALPRSVPGFDSVETLVIDDGSEDGTSEVAKRAGATYLLRFPVHLGLARAFEAGLDAALKLGADVIVNTDGDNQYRGEDVAVLVQPILSGQAEMVVGDRAPHRLPHFGVTKRLLQAAGSWVVRQLSGTTTPDATSGFRAFSRRAALRLNVFTKFTYTLETVIQAGKKHIPIAHVPITPNPDRRPSRLFTSLYVYVKHSLATLIRIYALYEPLKVFLSLGGLLVACGAAIGIRFLVFYLLGNGAGHVQSLILGAVLLIVGFQTISIGLVADLIGNNRSLLEDTLFRVRELELRLGDGPDVVRLAGEPPQRLEVRRSQR